Proteins encoded by one window of Nitrincola iocasae:
- a CDS encoding peroxiredoxin: MSELVTGHPVPNFSAPATSETTFTLSEFKGRNIIIYFYPKDSTPGCTTEGQNFRDLYDQFQALDTDIFGVSRDGLKSHENFRAKQAFPFDLISDKDEAVCKLFDVIKLKKLYGKEHLGIERSTFLIDKAGVLRQAWRKVKVPGHADEVLESVKAL, from the coding sequence ATGAGTGAGCTTGTAACGGGTCATCCCGTGCCCAATTTCAGTGCCCCGGCGACCAGTGAGACTACCTTTACTCTCAGTGAGTTCAAAGGCCGCAATATCATTATCTATTTCTATCCCAAAGACAGCACACCGGGTTGCACCACCGAAGGGCAGAACTTTCGCGATCTCTATGATCAGTTTCAGGCATTAGACACAGATATTTTCGGTGTTTCACGTGATGGCCTGAAAAGTCATGAGAACTTTCGTGCCAAGCAGGCGTTTCCGTTTGACCTGATCAGCGACAAGGATGAAGCGGTATGTAAATTATTTGACGTCATCAAATTAAAGAAGCTCTACGGTAAAGAGCATCTGGGAATCGAACGCAGCACTTTTCTGATCGACAAAGCGGGCGTACTGCGGCAAGCCTGGCGCAAAGTCAAAGTACCCGGTCACGCAGACGAAGTGCTCGAAAGCGTCAAAGCGCTCTGA
- a CDS encoding AI-2E family transporter, with amino-acid sequence MLKIFSKWIHRYFSDEEALLLFLLLILALGVILTLGQALAPVFFSIILAFLMQGAVQRCACFMPRKVAVLLVFTTFMAVFLAFMLLVMPQIWRQLVTLLNEAPRIMSEIQNVLLLLPERYPELVAEQQIRQLIAIAAAEIGKAWQWALTFSLHSITNIVALLIYLILVPILVFFFMRDGNYLAGSLTAYLPEKRDMMRRIWTEMDAQIANYIRGKFIEILIVGSVSYVVFVFMGLNYAALLALMVGLSVIIPYIGAAVVTLPVAGVAFFQWGWGSEFITLMTAYFVIQALDGNVLVPILFSEAVNLHPVSIIVAVLVFGSLWGVLGVFFAIPLATLVKSVVNAWPKAMEHAHDHDGRIDALNAEQER; translated from the coding sequence ATGTTAAAGATTTTCAGTAAGTGGATTCATCGTTATTTCTCGGATGAAGAGGCACTCTTACTGTTTCTTTTGTTGATTTTGGCCTTGGGGGTGATATTGACTCTGGGGCAAGCGTTAGCACCGGTGTTCTTCAGTATTATTCTGGCTTTTTTGATGCAGGGCGCGGTGCAGCGTTGTGCTTGCTTCATGCCTCGTAAGGTGGCCGTGCTCTTGGTTTTTACTACCTTTATGGCGGTTTTTCTGGCATTCATGTTGCTGGTCATGCCGCAAATCTGGCGACAGTTGGTCACCTTGCTGAATGAGGCGCCACGTATTATGTCGGAAATTCAAAATGTGCTGTTGTTGTTGCCTGAACGCTATCCCGAGTTGGTCGCCGAGCAGCAGATACGTCAGCTGATAGCGATTGCGGCAGCTGAGATAGGGAAGGCATGGCAGTGGGCATTAACTTTCTCACTGCACTCGATCACTAATATTGTTGCCTTGTTGATCTATCTTATTTTGGTGCCTATTCTGGTGTTTTTCTTCATGCGGGATGGCAACTATCTGGCCGGCAGCCTGACAGCCTATTTGCCGGAAAAACGTGACATGATGCGACGTATCTGGACTGAAATGGATGCCCAGATAGCAAATTATATTCGCGGTAAGTTCATCGAAATTCTGATTGTGGGTTCTGTTTCTTATGTCGTGTTTGTATTTATGGGGCTGAATTATGCCGCGCTGCTGGCGTTAATGGTTGGCTTGTCGGTCATTATTCCTTACATAGGTGCAGCTGTCGTTACCCTGCCAGTCGCGGGTGTCGCTTTCTTTCAGTGGGGCTGGGGTAGTGAATTTATTACACTGATGACCGCTTACTTTGTGATTCAGGCGCTTGATGGCAATGTGCTGGTCCCGATTCTCTTTTCAGAAGCTGTAAATCTGCACCCGGTCTCCATTATTGTGGCCGTACTGGTGTTTGGTAGTCTGTGGGGTGTGTTGGGTGTGTTCTTCGCCATACCCTTGGCTACGTTGGTGAAGTCTGTGGTCAATGCCTGGCCCAAGGCTATGGAGCATGCACATGATCATGATGGGCGGATTGATGCTCTGAACGCTGAGCAGGAGCGGTAA
- a CDS encoding sulfurtransferase TusA family protein produces the protein MSFNPEPDHLLDASELNCPLPLLKAKQALSKMDVGQLLQVIATDAGSVRDFKTYTDQSDHVLLKSFTDQGKFIYLIQRG, from the coding sequence ATGTCATTTAATCCTGAACCAGATCATCTGCTCGATGCCAGCGAGCTTAACTGCCCCTTACCCCTGTTAAAGGCCAAACAAGCATTAAGTAAAATGGACGTCGGACAACTGCTGCAGGTGATAGCCACCGATGCGGGTTCCGTCAGAGACTTTAAGACTTATACAGATCAATCAGACCATGTGTTGCTGAAGTCGTTCACAGATCAAGGCAAATTTATCTATTTAATCCAGCGTGGTTGA
- a CDS encoding M48 family metalloprotease translates to MVLQLITMTNKYLYLRFIFSVTLLSIGSSLLFTSASGASTNLPVLSDHSSASVSMASEYRLGRNWARMLRGSAPLLHDPLIFHYLDELLWNIAPHSQLTDRRLELIVLDNPTFNAFAVPGGVIGVHAGLITAAESEDELISVLAHELAHLSQRHFAQRIEEERRNRPLVLAGILASILIAAADQQGGVAALSSTMGASAQAQLTFSRRNEAEADRIGMQTMVAADRDPKAMPQMFSRLQRSYRFYGQRPPEFLLSHPVTEARIADSLNRAETLPRVSPRPYTPEFDIIRTRIEVHFSDQPGEILKRFIADTQRDNPAIAHYGAMLAAMRTNQLELARQHFEQLPQQWAQHAYIKLSELELLLAENDFTQAESRSEAMMALYPDSMPVMKMHARVMYTTGQPERAVPIYKHLLQDYPTDTDSWYQLAEAEGLSGNITGVHEARIEYFLLTGNIDSAIQQITFAKREANLHPSDLARLEQLEAETLEIRRQIKEDL, encoded by the coding sequence ATGGTATTACAACTGATCACTATGACAAACAAGTATCTATATTTGAGATTTATCTTCTCAGTCACACTGCTGTCTATCGGCTCAAGCTTACTGTTTACTTCAGCCAGCGGCGCTTCGACCAATCTACCGGTGCTATCAGATCACTCATCAGCATCGGTTTCCATGGCATCGGAATACCGCCTGGGTCGCAACTGGGCACGGATGTTACGAGGAAGCGCCCCCCTGCTGCATGATCCCCTGATCTTTCACTATCTGGACGAATTGCTCTGGAATATCGCCCCTCATAGCCAACTCACGGATCGACGACTGGAATTGATCGTTCTGGATAATCCGACCTTCAATGCGTTCGCTGTACCTGGTGGCGTAATTGGCGTACATGCTGGGTTGATTACAGCAGCCGAATCGGAAGATGAACTAATATCAGTCTTAGCTCATGAGCTTGCGCATTTAAGCCAACGTCACTTTGCTCAACGCATCGAAGAAGAGCGGCGCAACCGCCCGCTGGTATTAGCCGGCATACTTGCGAGCATACTGATTGCAGCGGCCGACCAACAAGGGGGGGTCGCAGCCCTGTCATCTACTATGGGTGCCTCTGCACAGGCACAACTGACATTTAGTCGGCGCAATGAGGCTGAAGCTGACCGTATAGGCATGCAGACCATGGTTGCTGCTGACCGTGACCCCAAAGCCATGCCTCAGATGTTTTCACGCCTGCAACGCAGCTACCGTTTTTATGGTCAGCGCCCTCCAGAATTTTTGCTCTCACACCCTGTCACCGAAGCCCGCATTGCCGACTCATTAAACAGGGCCGAGACACTTCCGCGCGTCTCTCCACGCCCATACACACCAGAGTTTGACATTATCCGCACCCGCATAGAGGTACACTTCAGTGATCAACCCGGTGAAATATTAAAACGATTTATTGCTGATACCCAACGTGACAATCCAGCCATTGCACATTACGGCGCCATGCTGGCCGCCATGCGCACAAATCAGTTGGAACTTGCCAGACAGCACTTCGAACAACTGCCGCAGCAATGGGCACAGCACGCGTATATAAAATTAAGCGAACTTGAATTACTGCTGGCCGAAAATGATTTTACCCAGGCTGAAAGCCGCTCTGAAGCAATGATGGCTTTATATCCAGATAGCATGCCCGTGATGAAAATGCATGCGCGGGTGATGTATACAACAGGACAACCAGAACGAGCCGTTCCGATCTACAAACATCTGCTACAGGACTACCCGACAGATACTGACAGCTGGTACCAACTCGCTGAAGCAGAAGGCCTATCTGGCAATATAACCGGAGTTCACGAGGCGCGCATAGAATACTTTCTGCTGACGGGCAATATCGACAGCGCCATACAGCAGATCACCTTTGCCAAACGCGAAGCCAACCTGCACCCCTCGGATCTGGCCAGACTCGAACAGCTTGAAGCTGAAACCCTGGAAATACGCCGACAAATCAAGGAAGACTTGTAG
- the nadA gene encoding quinolinate synthase NadA yields the protein MLSKRDLADRILVQEHFAQEHLPDALDQQQSASLTDEILSLLKLKDACLVAHYYTDPVIQALAEKSGGCVSDSLEMARFGSQHQASTLLVAGVRFMGETAKILSPEKRILMPTLEATCSLDLGCPVDEFSAFCDQYPDHEVVVYANTSAAVKARADWVVTSSIALRVVEYLAEQGKKVIWAPDKHLGDYIQQKTGVEMLLWDGACIVHEEFKAKGLRDLKAVYPDAAVLVHPESPEAVVELADVVGSTSQLINAAATMPNPMFIVATDRGIFYKMQQAAPGKTLIEAPTGGTGATCRSCAHCPWMAMNGLENLRDVLLNGDQEVLVSKDLIARARIPLQRMLDFPLK from the coding sequence ATGCTAAGTAAACGAGATTTGGCAGACCGTATTCTTGTTCAGGAGCACTTTGCTCAGGAGCATTTGCCTGATGCTCTGGATCAACAGCAATCAGCCTCGCTGACTGATGAAATTCTGTCATTGCTGAAGCTGAAAGATGCCTGTCTGGTTGCGCATTACTATACTGATCCAGTGATTCAGGCACTGGCGGAAAAAAGTGGTGGCTGTGTTTCGGATTCGTTGGAAATGGCTCGTTTCGGCAGTCAGCACCAAGCGTCAACGCTGTTGGTGGCGGGTGTACGTTTTATGGGCGAAACTGCGAAAATACTCAGCCCGGAAAAGCGTATTCTTATGCCGACACTGGAGGCAACCTGTTCACTGGATCTGGGTTGTCCAGTTGACGAGTTTTCTGCTTTTTGTGATCAATACCCTGATCATGAAGTTGTTGTCTATGCCAATACTTCTGCTGCTGTTAAAGCCCGGGCTGACTGGGTTGTGACATCAAGTATTGCACTGCGTGTGGTGGAGTACCTGGCAGAGCAGGGTAAAAAAGTGATCTGGGCACCGGACAAACACCTCGGCGATTATATTCAACAGAAAACCGGTGTTGAAATGTTGCTATGGGATGGCGCCTGCATTGTACACGAAGAATTCAAGGCCAAAGGGTTGCGTGATCTGAAAGCCGTTTATCCGGATGCAGCTGTCCTGGTGCATCCGGAATCACCGGAAGCGGTAGTAGAGCTCGCCGATGTGGTCGGCTCTACCAGCCAACTGATTAATGCGGCCGCTACGATGCCAAACCCGATGTTCATCGTTGCTACAGATCGCGGTATTTTCTATAAAATGCAGCAGGCTGCGCCGGGTAAAACCTTAATTGAAGCGCCTACCGGTGGTACAGGGGCGACGTGTCGAAGTTGTGCCCATTGTCCGTGGATGGCCATGAATGGACTGGAAAACCTGCGGGATGTGCTGTTAAACGGTGATCAGGAAGTGCTTGTCAGCAAGGATCTGATCGCACGTGCGCGTATACCTTTACAGCGCATGTTGGATTTCCCGCTGAAATGA
- the queC gene encoding 7-cyano-7-deazaguanine synthase QueC, with product MTGERAVVLLSGGLDSATVLAMAKDQGYSCYVLSFDYGQRSLTELNAARAVAIDAGVVEHRVLRLNLEDFGGSALTDPSMSMPESETGEAQEGVIPLTYVPARNTVFLSLALGWAEVLDASAIFIGVNAVDYSGYPDCRPEFIRAFEAMAALATRQGVEGKPIRIHTPLIDLTKAEIIQAGVSLGMDYAKTVSCYQADDEGRACGRCDSCRLRAKGFEQAGVTDPTHYQS from the coding sequence ATGACTGGCGAACGTGCCGTTGTACTCCTGTCCGGAGGGTTAGATTCGGCAACGGTTCTGGCTATGGCCAAAGATCAGGGTTATAGCTGTTATGTACTCAGTTTTGATTACGGTCAGCGTTCACTTACAGAGTTGAATGCAGCCCGTGCCGTTGCGATAGATGCCGGGGTTGTAGAGCACCGTGTGCTACGTTTGAACCTGGAAGACTTTGGCGGATCGGCGCTTACTGACCCCAGCATGAGTATGCCGGAATCGGAAACCGGTGAGGCGCAGGAAGGGGTTATTCCACTGACGTATGTTCCTGCGCGCAACACCGTTTTTCTTTCTCTGGCGCTGGGGTGGGCTGAAGTTCTTGATGCGAGTGCTATTTTTATCGGTGTGAATGCCGTCGATTATTCTGGTTATCCGGATTGTCGCCCGGAGTTTATTCGTGCATTTGAGGCCATGGCCGCTTTGGCAACACGCCAGGGGGTTGAAGGCAAACCGATACGCATTCATACCCCTTTGATTGATCTCACCAAGGCTGAAATTATTCAGGCAGGCGTATCGCTCGGGATGGATTATGCAAAAACTGTCTCCTGTTATCAGGCCGATGATGAGGGGCGAGCTTGTGGACGCTGCGACAGTTGTCGTCTGCGTGCCAAGGGGTTTGAGCAGGCTGGTGTGACGGATCCGACACACTATCAATCCTGA
- the ybgF gene encoding tol-pal system protein YbgF, with protein MKPSLKYTVAGCLSAVLTLSAQAQVPVIEIQGNDAQNTSAASTGISSQSELILLVLQLQEDVRYLRGELETTQHKLQRLEADSSDRYRDMDRRLSVLMQAAMDSDALPPLSDPSDMPPAETPVAAETAADAEPGITAEPVSADDQQAYDEAFALVRAREFDQAISAFEAFVQRYPEHTNTANGYYWLGELHLANESLEQASIAFETVLEQFPTHHKVPDALYKLGVTLSRMGEQERSRHMMQRVISEYPQSTAATLAQSFRPVESN; from the coding sequence ATGAAACCTTCACTGAAATACACAGTTGCGGGTTGCCTGAGTGCTGTGCTGACGTTGTCAGCACAGGCCCAGGTACCGGTGATCGAAATCCAGGGAAATGATGCTCAGAATACATCTGCAGCATCCACCGGTATTTCCAGTCAAAGCGAACTGATTTTACTGGTGCTTCAGTTGCAAGAGGATGTTCGTTACCTGCGTGGGGAACTTGAAACCACGCAGCATAAGCTGCAGCGCCTGGAAGCCGATTCCTCTGATCGCTACCGCGATATGGACAGGCGTCTCAGTGTGCTGATGCAAGCAGCCATGGATTCTGATGCATTGCCGCCACTGTCAGATCCCTCTGATATGCCGCCAGCCGAGACACCCGTAGCTGCTGAGACTGCTGCTGATGCTGAGCCTGGTATTACCGCTGAACCCGTTTCCGCAGATGATCAACAAGCTTATGACGAAGCCTTTGCATTAGTTCGGGCGCGTGAGTTTGATCAGGCCATTAGTGCTTTTGAGGCTTTTGTACAACGCTATCCGGAACATACCAATACCGCCAATGGTTACTATTGGTTGGGTGAGTTGCATCTGGCTAACGAGTCACTGGAGCAAGCCAGTATCGCGTTTGAGACTGTGCTGGAGCAGTTTCCAACTCACCACAAAGTTCCTGATGCTCTGTACAAGCTAGGCGTGACCCTTTCCAGAATGGGTGAGCAGGAACGTTCACGGCATATGATGCAGCGTGTGATCAGTGAATATCCGCAGAGTACCGCGGCGACATTGGCACAAAGTTTCCGTCCTGTCGAAAGTAACTGA
- the pal gene encoding peptidoglycan-associated lipoprotein Pal: MRYVHLTKALALAAVMAFAAGCSSTGSKTDSGAMSGTGTGTDTSAYGAGTGTGVTPGSWEEVATLKNVFYFEFDRAVVRQEFFPDLEGHARYLAGNPSARVRLDGHTDERGTREYNMALGERRANAVERLLIVNGANAGQIETVSYGEERPSVTGNHEGAWSQNRRVELRYLSR; encoded by the coding sequence ATGCGTTATGTTCATTTGACTAAAGCGCTAGCGTTGGCTGCTGTTATGGCGTTTGCTGCAGGGTGTAGTTCTACTGGCAGTAAAACTGATTCAGGGGCGATGAGTGGTACAGGTACAGGCACTGACACCAGTGCTTACGGTGCCGGAACCGGTACGGGTGTAACTCCAGGTAGCTGGGAAGAAGTGGCGACTCTGAAAAATGTGTTTTATTTCGAGTTTGACCGTGCTGTTGTGCGTCAGGAGTTTTTTCCTGACCTGGAAGGTCATGCCCGTTACCTGGCAGGTAATCCGTCTGCACGTGTAAGACTGGATGGCCATACCGATGAGCGTGGTACGCGTGAATACAATATGGCGTTGGGCGAGCGTCGTGCCAATGCTGTTGAGCGTCTGTTGATTGTCAATGGTGCCAATGCGGGTCAGATCGAAACCGTGAGCTATGGCGAGGAGCGTCCATCAGTTACCGGCAATCACGAAGGTGCCTGGTCGCAGAACCGTCGTGTTGAATTGAGATACCTGAGCCGCTGA
- the tolB gene encoding Tol-Pal system beta propeller repeat protein TolB translates to MTLFKKLLFLLLFGFSSALMAQQLVVEVTQGVDSPVPVAVAPFGWGGDALPEDIAEIISQNLGRSGFFKSMNRENMLSFPEREEQVFFRDWRMVNQDYLVIGRMEPLSENEVKITFELYDVLKEERILVREVSVGKQSLRDAAHYVSDAVFEALTGIKGAFSTRIVYVAADRRDAENQRYRLRLADWDGERARTILESNEPILSPAWSFDGTKLAYVSFETTRPVIYIQHLATGQREQIQSFPGLNGAPAWSPDGHKLSLVLSKDGNPEIYVLDLRTRALDRMTQSSAIDTEPFWAPDGKSLFFTSDRGGSPQIYRMDLASRSVERVTYEGSYNARGRLTQDGRFLAMVHRGSSRRFQIAVQDLKSGRLDILTNSDYDESPSIAPNGSIVMYATQDGGRGILSAVSLDGRIRFNMPVPQGDVREPAWSPFLK, encoded by the coding sequence ATGACATTATTTAAAAAGCTATTATTTTTGTTGCTGTTTGGTTTCAGCTCAGCGTTGATGGCGCAGCAGTTGGTAGTGGAAGTGACTCAGGGCGTTGACAGCCCTGTGCCGGTTGCTGTGGCACCCTTTGGTTGGGGCGGCGATGCCCTGCCTGAAGATATTGCTGAGATCATCAGTCAGAATTTAGGACGCAGCGGCTTTTTTAAATCCATGAACCGTGAAAATATGCTGAGTTTTCCTGAACGTGAAGAGCAGGTGTTTTTTCGTGACTGGCGTATGGTAAATCAGGATTACCTGGTTATAGGTCGCATGGAGCCTTTATCTGAGAATGAAGTAAAGATTACCTTTGAGTTATATGATGTGCTTAAAGAAGAGCGCATTTTAGTGCGGGAAGTGTCTGTCGGTAAGCAAAGCCTTCGTGATGCGGCACACTATGTCTCGGATGCTGTTTTTGAAGCTTTAACCGGTATCAAGGGTGCTTTTTCAACCCGTATTGTCTATGTTGCTGCGGACCGTCGTGACGCTGAAAATCAACGCTATCGTCTGCGGTTAGCTGATTGGGATGGTGAGCGTGCCCGAACCATCCTGGAATCAAATGAGCCAATCCTGTCACCGGCCTGGTCGTTTGATGGTACCAAGCTCGCCTATGTCTCTTTTGAGACTACGCGCCCAGTTATCTATATACAGCATCTGGCAACAGGGCAGCGAGAACAGATTCAGTCCTTTCCTGGCCTAAATGGGGCGCCGGCCTGGTCACCCGATGGTCATAAGCTGTCGCTAGTCTTGTCTAAAGATGGCAACCCTGAAATTTATGTGCTGGATTTGAGAACCCGTGCGCTGGATCGAATGACACAAAGCAGTGCAATCGATACTGAGCCTTTCTGGGCGCCGGATGGAAAATCTCTCTTTTTCACCTCTGACCGTGGTGGCTCGCCACAGATCTATCGGATGGATCTGGCCTCGCGTTCAGTGGAACGTGTTACTTACGAAGGCAGTTATAATGCTCGCGGACGTCTCACGCAAGACGGGCGTTTTCTGGCCATGGTTCACCGTGGCAGTTCGCGTCGTTTCCAGATAGCCGTTCAGGATCTAAAGAGTGGACGTCTGGATATTTTAACCAACAGTGATTACGATGAGTCTCCAAGCATTGCGCCGAACGGCAGCATTGTTATGTATGCTACCCAGGATGGAGGTCGTGGCATTTTGTCCGCGGTATCTCTGGACGGGCGCATTCGTTTCAATATGCCAGTTCCACAGGGTGATGTCAGAGAACCGGCGTGGTCGCCATTTTTGAAATAA